The proteins below are encoded in one region of Brachyspira intermedia PWS/A:
- a CDS encoding ankyrin repeat domain-containing protein codes for MKEFFDAAKSGDLNKLKECLNKNININKLDDEGFTALMLASIFNRVNITEELIKNNADINLQTDENWTALIFASFYGHSEIAELLLKNNANLNIKNKQGFDAFLTAVFYKRIDIVKLLLKYNADVNTKNNEGFTPLIYACNHDNTDILKLLINHNADINGKTNDGVNGLMYACLMLKEDIVKELLENNINIDEVDNNGDNAYIYLKSNENNESDNEGNEDLKTMNRINDMMNNYIK; via the coding sequence ATGAAAGAATTTTTTGATGCTGCTAAAAGCGGAGATTTAAACAAATTAAAAGAATGCTTAAATAAAAATATCAATATAAATAAGCTAGATGATGAAGGGTTTACTGCCTTAATGCTTGCATCTATATTTAATAGAGTTAATATTACCGAAGAATTAATAAAAAATAATGCTGATATTAATTTGCAAACCGATGAAAATTGGACTGCTTTGATATTTGCTTCATTTTACGGGCATAGTGAAATCGCTGAGCTTCTGCTAAAAAATAATGCCAACTTAAATATAAAAAATAAACAAGGTTTCGATGCTTTTCTTACTGCCGTATTTTATAAAAGAATTGATATTGTTAAACTATTATTAAAATACAATGCTGATGTTAATACAAAAAATAATGAGGGATTTACTCCGCTTATTTATGCCTGCAATCATGATAATACAGATATATTAAAACTTCTTATAAATCATAATGCAGATATTAACGGCAAAACTAATGATGGAGTTAATGGGCTTATGTATGCATGTTTAATGCTTAAAGAAGATATAGTAAAAGAGCTTCTTGAAAATAATATTAATATTGATGAAGTTGATAATAATGGTGATAATGCATATATTTATTTGAAAAGCAATGAAAATAATGAAAGCGATAATGAAGGCAATGAAGATTTAAAAACTATGAATAGAATAAATGATATGATGAATAATTATATAAAATAG